In the Chitinivibrionales bacterium genome, one interval contains:
- the thiS gene encoding sulfur carrier protein ThiS, translating into MAQVTLNGKKENLNCPLLVSEFLLSKKIDPDRVVVEINRAIIQKEEYHTRKISPGDTIELISFVGGG; encoded by the coding sequence ATGGCACAGGTAACGCTCAACGGAAAAAAAGAAAATCTGAATTGCCCCCTTTTGGTAAGCGAATTTCTCTTATCAAAAAAAATCGATCCCGACAGAGTTGTTGTTGAGATTAATCGGGCAATCATACAAAAAGAAGAGTACCATACCCGGAAAATCTCGCCGGGGGATACTATTGAATTAATCAGTTTTGTAGGCGGCGGTTGA